The segment AAGGTTAAACGCGTGCGAGATTTTAAGCACATAATCGTACGCCGGAATAGGCAGCGATTTTTTAACCAGTTCTTCGCCCTCTTTATAGTATTTTTCCAGCACATCAAGAAGCATATCTATGTTAGCATGTTCAAAATTATAAGCGGAGTACTGCTTTTCATTTTCAAGAAAGACATCGCCGTAAGTCACATTTTCATTCCACTTTATGTCAAAAGCGCTGTCCACACCCTGAATATACATTGCAATTCTTTCAAGCCCGTAAGTTAATTCAGCCGTGATCGGGTTTAACTGAATCCCCGCCATCTGCTGAAAATACGTGTACTGGGTAATTTCCATCCCGTCAAGCCACACCTGCCAGCCAAGCCCCGACGCGCCCAAAGTGGGTGATTCCCAGTCATCTTCGTTAAACTTAATGTCATGGTCTTTTATTTTTATGCCTATGGCTTCCAGCGAATCAAGGTACATGCGCTGAATGTTTTCCGGGGCCGGTTTCATTATCACCTGATACTGGTAATAGTGCTGAAAACGGTTGGGGTTTTCTCCGTACCGTCCGTCTTTGGGCCTTCTGCACGGTTCAATAAAAGCGGCGTTCCATGGCTTGTCGCCAAGGCACCT is part of the Candidatus Goldiibacteriota bacterium genome and harbors:
- a CDS encoding glycine--tRNA ligase subunit alpha codes for the protein MYFQDLIFTLQKFWTDKGCIVVQPYDMEKGAATFNPATFFRCLGDKPWNAAFIEPCRRPKDGRYGENPNRFQHYYQYQVIMKPAPENIQRMYLDSLEAIGIKIKDHDIKFNEDDWESPTLGASGLGWQVWLDGMEITQYTYFQQMAGIQLNPITAELTYGLERIAMYIQGVDSAFDIKWNENVTYGDVFLENEKQYSAYNFEHANIDMLLDVLEKYYKEGEELVKKSLPIPAYDYVLKISHAFNLLDARKAISIAERPTYIKKIRDLAKLCAEEYIKKREK